The Artemia franciscana chromosome 21, ASM3288406v1, whole genome shotgun sequence genome includes the window atgattttattgaGAAGAGAAAACGATATCCATATTGAAACGATGCAATTTATCATACAATATTATGAAAATGGAACTGTACATGGTTACAAAAAAGTTAACAAGGAAGGTTTTGACTATATTGTTGAGAAATATGATTTGCTTGGTATCAAGGATGATATTGCAGAAACACTACTTGTTAAATACATACAAGGTGAAAATTTAAAACTCCTTGaagcttattttttaatttccgaCAGTCCAAAGTCTAAGATTGGAGCATTAAGAGAACTTGCGCGCATTGCTGTAGAAGGAAAAGTAGTTCCAAATTTTGTCAATGGATTTAGTGTTGatgattttataaaattctCGGAGATATGTTGTGATATGCTCCGTCAATCAAAGGTGGATAATTGGAAAAGCTTTTTGAATATATTCTACAGTTGGACGTCGGAGAATCCTGAAGAAAGATCCATAGCGTCGTTAAAAATCCTATCACTGATTAACTTAGGAAACTTTCCATTGCCCGAAGTTCTCATAATGTTTGTGAATTTGAAGCTTGGAGAggaatttaaaacaatgaaGTTAGTCCTAGAGAAATCTTTGGGTTCTTTGTTGAAGGTTGAAAAATATGACCAGTATTTAAAATTGTCTTCGATATTAACTTATTGTAATGAATGCAAGCATTGTAATGAGCCCCCTTATCATTTTTCATCGGAGTGCAAGGGAATACATCGGTGTAGTATTTGTTTGATTCCTAATGCAAGACGGTGTACTTTCGTTGATTGTCgtttaaaatatttgtgttgCCTAAATagtgaaacaaatatttatggtcgctcaatttcaaaataatacatttctatgtggcttatatatttttttttgctacttaccatacttttacttt containing:
- the LOC136040584 gene encoding uncharacterized protein LOC136040584, translated to MILLRRENDIHIETMQFIIQYYENGTVHGYKKVNKEGFDYIVEKYDLLGIKDDIAETLLVKYIQGENLKLLEAYFLISDSPKSKIGALRELARIAVEGKVVPNFVNGFSVDDFIKFSEICCDMLRQSKVDNWKSFLNIFYSWTSENPEERSIASLKILSLINLGNFPLPEVLIMFVNLKLGEEFKTMNVKVSKFNILAQHFLKVVTTRCCSSSKQSQSQLEVNQ